From a single Leptospira levettii genomic region:
- a CDS encoding LBF_0142 family lipoprotein codes for MFRSIVIFLFSLLLFVSCGTADLRPPHLSYDKVDLDLKKKGLAVVTNPPIKELTPGDWKQYKQVQFIIKDVWHSNFVRFFTPIKEPELRMRVYLDFEADAMQVEFLGGEKKGLIYGLEKKSTYQIAADTGKVYSDDTEVRIYLESLRLYLTLPWRLKDYSIIQYAGTKEKLNQSYEVVYFTSVQMNANPDTDQYVGYFEKKSGALEWMEFTYRELFGFYQGVLKYGFYEPWNNQQYPRRISILDRFEDPDFVHEIRIEKIEIPVKPMEEVDKVLELPEPGK; via the coding sequence ATGTTTCGTTCTATTGTAATCTTTCTATTTTCTCTTCTTTTATTTGTTTCTTGTGGCACAGCCGACTTAAGACCACCTCATTTGTCATATGACAAAGTGGATTTAGATCTAAAAAAGAAAGGCCTAGCAGTTGTTACAAACCCGCCCATCAAAGAATTAACCCCTGGTGATTGGAAACAATACAAACAAGTTCAATTTATCATCAAGGATGTATGGCACTCTAACTTTGTTCGATTTTTTACTCCCATCAAAGAACCTGAATTGAGGATGCGAGTGTATCTCGATTTTGAAGCAGATGCCATGCAGGTTGAGTTCCTTGGCGGAGAAAAAAAAGGCCTTATTTATGGTTTAGAAAAAAAATCCACGTACCAAATTGCAGCTGATACGGGTAAGGTGTACAGTGATGATACTGAGGTCAGAATATATTTGGAATCATTACGTCTATATCTCACTTTGCCATGGCGATTAAAAGATTACTCTATCATCCAATATGCTGGCACAAAAGAGAAGTTAAATCAAAGTTACGAAGTTGTTTATTTTACGTCAGTGCAGATGAATGCAAACCCAGATACGGATCAGTATGTTGGATACTTTGAGAAAAAAAGTGGTGCTTTGGAATGGATGGAATTTACCTACCGAGAATTATTCGGTTTTTACCAAGGTGTTTTAAAATATGGATTCTATGAACCATGGAACAACCAACAATACCCAAGAAGGATTTCCATCTTAGACCGTTTTGAAGATCCTGATTTTGTCCATGAAATCCGAATCGAAAAAATCGAAATTCCAGTGAAACCTATGGAAGAAGTGGATAAGGTTTTAGAATTACCGGAGCCAGGGAAATAA
- a CDS encoding phasin-related domain-containing protein, translating into MEKQIMDILNAGIGLFQSGKEGLEKAKTQLESTYNELVSKGALDNTEESVKIRQSVDKILTDIKEFSSVAGKNYDETRSKIVENYNKIAEEIKAKMPEGKIESVKAKINEVAESIKKTGAAKA; encoded by the coding sequence ATGGAAAAACAAATCATGGACATTCTTAACGCTGGAATCGGTCTTTTTCAATCTGGAAAAGAAGGTTTAGAAAAAGCAAAAACACAATTGGAATCTACTTACAACGAGTTAGTTTCTAAAGGTGCTTTGGACAATACTGAAGAATCAGTTAAGATCCGCCAATCTGTGGACAAAATCCTAACAGACATTAAAGAATTCTCTAGTGTTGCTGGAAAAAACTACGACGAAACTCGTTCTAAAATCGTAGAAAACTATAACAAAATTGCTGAAGAAATCAAAGCAAAAATGCCTGAAGGAAAAATTGAATCTGTAAAAGCGAAAATCAATGAAGTAGCAGAATCAATCAAAAAAACAGGTGCTGCAAAAGCATAA
- a CDS encoding malic enzyme-like NAD(P)-binding protein, with the protein MKNHALEYHSRFPKGKTKVVPTKPTENSYDLSLAYSPGVAYPCLEIEKQPDLVYEYTNRGNLVGIITNGTAILGLGNIGASAGKPVMEGKAVLFKKFAGIDVFDIEINETDPEKFITIVKALEPTFGGINLEDIRAPECFHIEKTLDESMKIPVFHDDQHGTAIISTAALLNSLVITGKKAENLKVVINGAGAAAISIAEMLTHIGVRHESIFMLDSRGVINHKRTNLHASKLPFVRNTEAETLEDIFPGTDLFIGVSVANVVTEAMVKTMAEKPVMFALANPDPEIPYPDAKRARPDLIMATGRSDYPNQVNNVLGFPFIFRGALDVRAKVVNMEMKLAAAYALSELTKIPVPVEVCEAYNEVEIRFGEDYIIPKPLDERVLYHVAPAVAEAAVKTGVNQVEYPGREAYVKFLESIMAQQKEPISALEI; encoded by the coding sequence ATGAAAAATCACGCGCTTGAGTATCACTCTAGGTTTCCGAAAGGAAAAACCAAAGTAGTTCCGACAAAACCAACGGAGAACAGTTATGACTTGTCATTAGCCTACTCACCAGGTGTCGCATACCCTTGCCTTGAAATTGAAAAACAACCAGATCTCGTTTATGAATATACCAACCGTGGAAATTTAGTGGGGATCATCACCAATGGAACTGCCATTTTGGGTCTTGGCAATATTGGAGCTTCCGCTGGGAAACCAGTGATGGAAGGAAAAGCAGTCTTATTTAAAAAATTTGCAGGCATCGATGTGTTTGATATTGAAATCAACGAAACAGATCCTGAAAAATTCATTACCATTGTAAAAGCCCTCGAACCAACGTTTGGTGGAATCAATTTAGAAGACATCCGTGCTCCGGAATGTTTTCACATTGAAAAAACTTTGGATGAGAGTATGAAAATCCCAGTGTTCCATGATGACCAACATGGAACTGCAATTATATCCACTGCTGCACTTCTCAATTCACTTGTGATCACTGGAAAAAAAGCAGAAAACTTAAAAGTTGTCATCAATGGGGCAGGAGCTGCTGCTATCTCCATTGCCGAGATGTTAACTCATATTGGAGTGAGACACGAATCCATTTTTATGTTGGATTCTCGTGGTGTAATCAATCACAAACGAACTAATTTACATGCATCCAAACTTCCTTTTGTTCGTAACACAGAAGCCGAAACACTAGAAGATATTTTTCCTGGAACCGATCTATTCATTGGAGTATCAGTTGCAAACGTTGTGACGGAAGCAATGGTGAAAACAATGGCTGAGAAACCTGTGATGTTTGCTCTTGCCAATCCAGACCCTGAAATTCCTTACCCAGATGCAAAACGTGCAAGACCAGATCTCATTATGGCAACAGGTCGAAGTGATTATCCTAACCAAGTGAATAACGTACTCGGATTTCCTTTTATCTTTCGTGGGGCACTTGATGTCCGTGCAAAAGTGGTAAACATGGAAATGAAACTTGCAGCTGCGTATGCTCTCAGCGAACTCACAAAAATACCAGTTCCTGTCGAAGTATGTGAAGCATATAACGAAGTCGAAATTCGATTTGGGGAAGATTACATCATTCCAAAACCACTCGACGAACGCGTGTTATACCATGTTGCACCTGCTGTGGCGGAAGCTGCTGTCAAAACCGGTGTCAACCAAGTGGAATACCCTGGTCGCGAAGCCTATGTGAAGTTTTTGGAATCGATCATGGCCCAACAAAAAGAACCCATCAGTGCTTTAGAAATCTAA
- a CDS encoding PAS domain-containing protein — protein sequence MRIKKLIDQLIPNRLSKITYILLIFFNLIAFIFSYRLGLQNLKQQIQNHRESMEITIEDNLRESQLSLKRMGNRWNQNNGTKEKIWRSDARAYSNDLLGIVGVGYADSSTKIKWIEPIEKNSNAVGFQLNSEERRRLAATKALNQKNLMMTLPINLKQGGRGYLILYPVFKNEIHDGFVYLVGRYKDYFPELVRDQNFFYQIYSGNEIVFSNIETNLENFENVYSISDKSINYSIDWKLKTVASLNYYKQTINLFTFWTLFVSLLLTIVIIFILYLYNKSQSLSAQLTSQNVWKNAILNNTDLVVISTDKNGYVVSINTAGQTMLGYEEKELVGIKNPILWHDEQEVLNFSNELFKEFGIKLVPGFEVIVAKSKIGQTEKNIWTIISKSGIRKQAFVSIYPLIGKNYEIEGYVEIIEKISDHLEFEELIATKEILINSMLENTFDGFWDWNLKIDYQYMSPKFWEMLGYNPLEKPHHPSEWQKVISPEGLKLTLENLEKHINSKGTFPFSQEVKFIHKDGHDVWVLSKGKVVDWDEDGSPIRAIGTNTDITEIKKKNEIIEKTQKDLIERDRKILELKNRSEDWFRIIANSLPQLIWTCEPEGPCDYLSEQWIEYTGIPENEQLGFEWLKQIHHDDQPRVIDEWQKNINNEKVFSIRFRIRRYDGIYNWFDTKAIPIKDSNQKIIRWLGSNTNVQELYTIQEKLEDTKARLELALEGANIGIWEWDIRQNKLVWDDQMFIIYGQKKENFTNVYDAWSKGLHPDDLASATDDINHSLSTLQPFQSQFRVVKENGDIAYVLARAKLLQDSEGNASKMIGFNLDITKLKLNEIELEKAKSEALQSSMAKAQFLANMSHEIRTPINGILGISQLLKDTNLDNLQKEYLEHISQSGTILLSLINDILDLSKIESGKIDIESIDFNLEQTIDFVLSTLKYSAENKGLHLSNEYDSNSPRWYKGDPSRIKQVLLNFVNNAIKFTHEGSIRVKTNITAAANQTHKIRIEVIDTGIGISDENIPKLFHKFTQSDSSTHRKFGGTGLGLSISKLLIERMGGIIGLESTLGEGSTFWFELTLPLGVENLNYQEDIFKIEESEIKPNVKILVAEDNIINQKVTIALLKKLGYESQVVANGFEVLSILNTIHFDLILMDCQMPEMDGFEATERIRNSNSSISNITIIAMTANAMEGDREKCIAIGMNDYLTKPVSLKDLSITLKKWLSTKVK from the coding sequence ATGAGAATCAAAAAATTAATCGATCAGCTGATTCCAAATCGTCTTTCAAAAATAACCTATATACTCTTAATCTTTTTCAATCTAATCGCATTCATTTTTTCATATCGACTAGGATTACAAAATCTAAAACAACAAATCCAGAATCATCGTGAGTCAATGGAAATCACTATCGAAGACAACCTTCGTGAATCTCAATTATCTTTAAAAAGGATGGGAAACCGATGGAATCAGAACAATGGAACAAAGGAGAAAATCTGGAGATCTGATGCGAGAGCCTATTCAAATGATTTATTAGGAATTGTAGGAGTGGGTTATGCCGATTCGAGTACAAAAATTAAATGGATTGAACCAATAGAAAAAAATTCAAATGCCGTTGGGTTTCAACTAAATAGTGAAGAACGCAGACGTCTTGCAGCAACCAAAGCACTAAATCAAAAAAATCTCATGATGACTTTACCTATCAATTTAAAACAAGGAGGTAGAGGGTATTTAATTTTATATCCAGTATTTAAGAATGAAATACACGACGGATTTGTTTACTTAGTAGGTAGATACAAAGATTATTTTCCAGAATTGGTTCGAGATCAAAATTTCTTTTACCAAATTTATTCTGGCAATGAAATTGTTTTTTCCAATATAGAAACAAATTTGGAAAATTTTGAGAACGTTTATTCAATTTCTGATAAATCAATAAATTATAGCATCGATTGGAAACTCAAAACTGTTGCATCTTTAAACTATTATAAGCAAACGATAAATCTTTTCACATTTTGGACTCTTTTTGTTTCATTACTTCTTACTATAGTAATTATTTTTATATTATACCTGTATAATAAATCTCAAAGTTTATCAGCACAATTAACCTCTCAAAATGTTTGGAAAAATGCAATATTAAATAATACTGATTTAGTAGTCATTTCAACGGACAAAAATGGTTATGTAGTTTCCATCAATACAGCTGGACAAACAATGTTAGGTTATGAGGAGAAAGAATTAGTTGGAATTAAAAATCCCATCTTGTGGCATGATGAACAGGAAGTTCTAAATTTTTCGAATGAATTATTCAAAGAATTCGGAATTAAATTAGTTCCAGGTTTTGAGGTAATAGTAGCAAAATCAAAAATTGGTCAGACTGAAAAAAATATTTGGACTATTATCTCAAAATCTGGAATTAGAAAACAAGCTTTTGTATCGATTTATCCTCTAATTGGTAAGAACTACGAAATTGAAGGATATGTAGAAATCATAGAAAAAATATCCGATCATTTAGAATTTGAAGAACTAATCGCAACAAAAGAAATATTAATCAATTCCATGTTAGAAAATACTTTCGATGGATTTTGGGATTGGAATTTAAAAATAGATTATCAATACATGTCTCCAAAATTTTGGGAGATGTTAGGATACAATCCTTTGGAAAAACCACATCATCCAAGTGAATGGCAAAAAGTAATTTCACCAGAAGGTCTCAAATTAACACTCGAAAATTTAGAAAAACATATTAATTCAAAAGGAACATTTCCTTTTAGCCAAGAAGTTAAATTTATTCACAAAGACGGTCATGATGTTTGGGTTTTATCTAAAGGAAAAGTCGTTGATTGGGATGAAGATGGTTCACCAATAAGAGCGATCGGAACAAATACTGATATTACTGAAATCAAAAAGAAAAATGAAATTATTGAAAAAACACAAAAAGATCTAATTGAAAGAGATCGAAAAATTTTAGAGCTAAAAAATAGATCAGAAGACTGGTTTAGAATTATAGCCAACTCATTACCCCAATTAATATGGACCTGTGAGCCAGAGGGACCTTGCGATTATTTAAGTGAGCAGTGGATTGAGTATACAGGAATTCCAGAAAATGAACAACTCGGATTCGAATGGCTGAAACAAATTCATCATGATGACCAACCAAGGGTTATTGATGAATGGCAAAAAAATATAAATAATGAAAAAGTTTTTTCAATTCGTTTTAGAATTAGAAGGTACGATGGAATTTACAATTGGTTTGATACAAAAGCGATCCCTATCAAAGATTCAAATCAAAAGATCATTAGATGGTTGGGATCCAATACAAACGTTCAAGAGTTGTATACGATACAAGAAAAACTAGAAGACACCAAAGCAAGATTAGAATTAGCTTTAGAAGGTGCTAATATAGGTATATGGGAATGGGATATAAGACAAAATAAACTTGTTTGGGATGATCAAATGTTTATTATCTATGGTCAAAAGAAAGAGAATTTTACAAATGTATACGACGCATGGTCGAAAGGCCTACATCCCGATGATCTTGCATCAGCTACCGATGACATAAATCATTCACTCTCAACACTTCAACCATTCCAATCTCAATTTAGGGTGGTCAAAGAAAATGGTGACATTGCCTATGTGCTAGCAAGAGCAAAACTACTCCAAGATAGTGAAGGGAATGCCTCGAAAATGATTGGTTTTAATTTAGATATCACAAAATTAAAATTAAATGAAATAGAATTAGAGAAAGCTAAATCTGAAGCTTTACAATCTTCTATGGCAAAGGCTCAATTTTTGGCAAATATGAGCCACGAAATTAGAACTCCAATAAACGGTATTTTAGGAATTTCTCAATTATTAAAGGACACAAACTTAGACAATCTCCAAAAAGAATATCTTGAACATATTAGCCAATCTGGAACTATTTTATTATCTTTAATCAATGACATTCTAGACCTTTCAAAAATTGAATCCGGGAAAATTGATATAGAATCAATTGATTTTAATTTAGAACAAACAATTGATTTCGTTTTAAGTACATTGAAATATTCGGCTGAAAACAAAGGTCTACATCTGAGTAATGAATATGATTCGAATTCGCCACGTTGGTATAAAGGAGATCCATCACGAATTAAACAAGTACTATTAAACTTTGTTAATAATGCAATAAAATTCACACACGAAGGATCAATACGCGTAAAAACAAATATCACAGCCGCTGCAAACCAAACTCATAAAATTCGAATTGAAGTCATCGACACTGGAATTGGAATTTCGGATGAAAATATTCCTAAATTATTTCATAAATTCACACAATCTGATTCATCTACACATAGGAAATTTGGAGGAACTGGACTTGGTTTATCTATTTCAAAATTATTGATCGAAAGAATGGGAGGAATCATAGGCTTAGAAAGCACGTTAGGTGAAGGTTCGACATTTTGGTTCGAATTAACGTTACCGTTAGGTGTCGAAAATTTAAATTATCAAGAAGATATTTTTAAAATTGAAGAAAGTGAAATCAAACCTAACGTTAAGATTTTAGTAGCGGAAGACAATATCATAAATCAAAAAGTAACGATTGCTTTATTGAAAAAGCTGGGTTATGAAAGTCAAGTGGTAGCAAATGGCTTTGAAGTATTATCAATTTTAAATACAATTCATTTCGATTTGATCTTGATGGATTGTCAAATGCCAGAGATGGATGGATTTGAAGCAACTGAAAGAATTCGAAATTCAAATTCTTCAATCAGTAACATAACGATTATCGCAATGACAGCAAATGCGATGGAAGGTGATCGAGAAAAATGTATCGCGATAGGTATGAATGATTATCTCACAAAACCCGTTTCATTAAAAGATTTAAGTATAACTTTAAAGAAATGGCTTTCCACTAAAGTGAAATAA
- a CDS encoding MIP/aquaporin family protein, which translates to MELVGEFLGTAVLILLGDGVVAGVLLEKSKAKDGGWITITTAWALAVCFGVLVAKTFGSPGAHLNPAVTLSVCIQSGDFSIFLPYSLAQVAGASLGALLVYLHYLPHWKETKDPGKILAVFSTEPAIKHTLSNVISEGFGTFLLILGIHAIFSPANGGAGGIAGTGFVALLVWAIGLSMGGTTGYAINPARDLGPRIIHSIVPIPNKGNSGWKYAWLPVVIPLVGAGLAAVVIRWTT; encoded by the coding sequence TTGGAACTAGTTGGCGAATTTTTGGGAACGGCTGTTTTGATTTTATTAGGGGATGGCGTTGTCGCTGGTGTTTTATTAGAAAAATCCAAAGCTAAAGATGGTGGTTGGATCACCATCACCACCGCATGGGCATTGGCAGTTTGTTTTGGAGTCCTTGTGGCAAAAACGTTCGGGAGTCCAGGAGCCCATTTAAATCCTGCGGTGACACTCTCTGTTTGCATCCAATCAGGTGATTTTTCGATCTTTTTACCATACAGCTTAGCCCAAGTGGCGGGAGCTTCCCTTGGTGCCTTATTGGTGTATTTGCACTACCTTCCCCATTGGAAAGAAACAAAAGACCCAGGGAAAATTTTGGCCGTCTTTTCGACAGAACCTGCCATCAAACACACTCTTTCCAATGTGATCAGTGAAGGGTTTGGAACCTTCCTTCTCATCCTCGGAATCCATGCTATTTTTTCTCCTGCAAACGGTGGAGCAGGTGGAATCGCAGGCACTGGTTTTGTAGCACTCCTTGTTTGGGCAATTGGACTTTCCATGGGAGGAACCACTGGGTATGCGATCAATCCCGCGCGAGACTTAGGACCAAGGATTATACATTCCATTGTTCCGATTCCCAATAAAGGAAATTCTGGTTGGAAATATGCATGGCTTCCCGTAGTGATTCCGTTAGTGGGTGCGGGATTGGCAGCTGTAGTGATTCGGTGGACAACTTAA
- a CDS encoding DUF2167 domain-containing protein, which translates to MRHLTTILFGLFLFTSTLFGEDDILKKVNDLKYQTGSVTIGDKLATIKVPKGFKFLDAKQSQFVLHEVWGNPLNEGILGMLFKSDQTPISDNFTYALTYSFSEDGYVSDSDANEINYDDLLKSMKEDISEGNEDRKKEGYPTMELVGWANKPYYDSSAKKLHWAKELQFEGDSINTLNYNIRILGRKGILELNAISDIEKLKLVQSDIPAILASTEFNDGEKYSDYSPGVDKMAAYGIGGLIAGKVLAKAGFFALLVKFWKIIAIGAVAALGFLKKLFTKKADNSSV; encoded by the coding sequence ATGAGACATTTGACTACAATTCTATTCGGATTGTTCCTTTTCACATCCACCCTTTTTGGCGAAGATGATATTCTTAAAAAAGTAAACGATCTCAAATACCAAACTGGTTCTGTCACCATTGGCGACAAATTGGCAACAATCAAAGTACCTAAAGGTTTTAAATTCCTAGATGCCAAACAAAGTCAATTTGTTCTACATGAAGTTTGGGGCAATCCTTTGAACGAAGGGATCCTTGGGATGTTGTTTAAGTCAGACCAAACTCCCATCAGCGACAACTTTACGTATGCTCTTACCTATTCTTTTTCTGAAGATGGTTATGTCAGTGATTCTGATGCCAACGAAATCAATTATGATGATCTTTTAAAATCGATGAAAGAAGATATTTCAGAAGGAAATGAAGATCGCAAAAAAGAAGGATACCCAACAATGGAACTTGTAGGTTGGGCCAATAAACCATATTACGATTCTAGTGCTAAAAAACTCCATTGGGCAAAAGAACTCCAATTTGAAGGGGATAGTATCAATACTCTCAATTATAATATTCGAATTTTAGGCCGAAAAGGAATTTTGGAATTAAATGCAATTTCCGACATTGAAAAACTGAAACTTGTCCAATCCGATATCCCTGCCATCCTTGCATCTACTGAGTTTAATGACGGAGAAAAGTATTCTGATTATTCTCCCGGTGTTGATAAAATGGCAGCCTATGGAATTGGTGGTCTGATTGCGGGCAAAGTTTTGGCAAAAGCTGGATTTTTTGCTTTGTTAGTGAAATTTTGGAAGATCATTGCGATTGGTGCTGTAGCTGCTCTTGGTTTCCTCAAGAAACTTTTTACAAAAAAAGCAGATAATAGCTCCGTATAA
- a CDS encoding tetratricopeptide repeat protein, giving the protein MGKIILITTSIFCLNVQLLSEETKPSLDCTKTVRPSFPAKIVRMNHLNSTQKVGDRLEAGQIAGTMSALPEVVSPLFESQYRKAEQLYAEKKFDEVITILEPTVKVEKRNPFLWNLYARALYAAKRKKESFLAYQTLLSINDADETYNEDGSPNLVIIDVWFLEAYWKVSSIYLDQGEYAKSIFYNRKMLDIVTFANKQYDPNNMIYNVTALSYLAEAYYFLNLKEPNNYYACETLKLDPNNQYVLQFLL; this is encoded by the coding sequence ATGGGAAAAATTATTTTAATCACCACCTCCATATTTTGTCTAAATGTACAATTATTATCCGAAGAAACAAAACCAAGTTTGGATTGTACAAAGACAGTTCGTCCAAGTTTTCCTGCAAAAATTGTCCGTATGAACCATTTAAATTCTACTCAGAAAGTGGGAGATCGTTTGGAAGCGGGACAAATTGCCGGAACAATGAGTGCCCTTCCAGAAGTTGTTTCTCCATTGTTTGAATCACAATACAGAAAAGCAGAACAACTATATGCTGAAAAAAAATTCGATGAAGTGATTACGATATTAGAACCAACTGTAAAAGTCGAAAAACGAAATCCATTTTTATGGAATTTATACGCAAGAGCTTTGTATGCTGCGAAACGAAAAAAGGAAAGTTTTTTAGCATACCAAACTCTACTATCCATTAATGATGCAGATGAAACTTACAATGAAGATGGTTCACCTAATCTTGTGATCATTGACGTATGGTTTTTGGAAGCATATTGGAAAGTAAGTTCGATATACCTCGACCAAGGTGAATATGCAAAATCTATTTTCTATAACCGGAAAATGTTAGATATAGTTACTTTTGCGAATAAACAATATGATCCCAATAACATGATCTATAATGTAACCGCATTGAGTTATCTAGCGGAAGCTTATTATTTCTTAAATTTAAAAGAACCCAACAATTACTATGCTTGTGAAACTTTAAAGTTAGATCCAAATAATCAGTATGTGTTACAATTTTTATTATGA
- a CDS encoding PAS domain S-box protein, translating into MIEQYFRAILDNSPENIVLLGKNHEVLAFNQTIQNVLYEYHNVQLQVGDLYYPKFVIEENRDLYLEAFQSAINGKPFTTQNYTSNEKDSLWFEYKMQPVYIENNLLGVTLTAKNITAEKEAELKIIDLSEKLKAILDNTNESITLLDLNYKILAINEIGAKTLTKNTNSNTYIGNDFREYIPDKGNLFYQYYQKATRGEKNSIEIPYQNFKGESIIYQTTFNPVYDRNQIQIGVSIFAKDITEKKRLEGSLLESEEKFRKFTELAPVGIIITDDNLNISYANTYVKKLLGYTMDELMVLNIANIIQNIVIKNNEYIEVDDLDFRINDIIFDQENFVAIRKDKQVNNIILSSNIIINQNKGGYIFIFQDVTGIKSKNATIEEQNKKLRDIAWYQSHVIRSPLTRIMGLIALLEETKLSKEEIDYCYQSILDSAHELDDVIHKIVKKI; encoded by the coding sequence TTGATCGAACAATATTTTAGAGCAATTCTAGATAATAGCCCTGAAAACATAGTTCTACTAGGGAAAAATCATGAAGTTCTTGCTTTTAACCAAACGATACAGAATGTCCTCTACGAATACCATAATGTACAATTACAAGTTGGAGATTTATACTATCCTAAATTTGTAATCGAAGAAAATCGAGATTTATATCTTGAAGCGTTTCAATCCGCTATCAACGGGAAACCATTTACCACACAAAATTATACTTCAAATGAAAAGGATTCTTTATGGTTTGAATACAAAATGCAACCAGTATATATAGAAAACAATTTATTGGGTGTTACGCTTACAGCAAAAAATATAACGGCAGAAAAGGAAGCAGAACTTAAAATTATAGATCTTTCAGAAAAACTAAAAGCAATATTGGACAATACTAATGAATCAATTACATTACTTGATTTAAATTATAAGATATTAGCCATCAATGAAATCGGTGCAAAAACTCTAACAAAGAATACAAATTCAAACACTTATATAGGAAACGATTTTCGAGAATACATACCTGATAAAGGAAATTTATTTTATCAATACTATCAAAAAGCAACTAGAGGGGAAAAAAACTCGATCGAAATACCTTATCAAAACTTTAAAGGAGAAAGCATAATCTACCAAACAACTTTCAATCCAGTTTATGATAGAAACCAAATTCAGATAGGAGTTTCTATTTTCGCTAAAGATATCACTGAAAAGAAAAGATTAGAAGGATCATTATTAGAAAGTGAAGAAAAATTTCGAAAATTTACCGAACTTGCACCGGTTGGAATTATCATAACTGATGATAATTTAAACATTTCTTATGCAAATACGTATGTGAAAAAACTATTAGGTTATACAATGGATGAACTAATGGTTTTGAATATTGCCAATATAATTCAAAATATCGTAATAAAAAACAATGAATATATTGAAGTTGATGATCTTGATTTTAGAATAAACGATATTATTTTTGATCAAGAAAATTTTGTGGCAATTCGAAAAGACAAACAAGTTAATAACATAATTTTAAGTTCAAATATCATTATTAATCAAAATAAAGGAGGTTACATCTTTATCTTTCAAGATGTTACAGGGATCAAAAGCAAGAATGCAACCATTGAAGAACAAAATAAGAAACTTAGGGATATTGCATGGTACCAATCACATGTGATAAGATCACCGTTAACTAGAATTATGGGATTAATTGCATTATTAGAAGAAACCAAGCTCAGTAAGGAAGAGATCGATTATTGTTATCAATCGATCTTAGACAGTGCTCATGAACTTGATGATGTCATCCACAAAATAGTAAAGAAAATTTAA
- a CDS encoding LA_2478/LA_2722/LA_4182 family protein: MKPILFATEHRISLKQGASLYLFFILLLLIVSCKKEKGINYIEWQNESLSLTSDLCKKFRECADTEWKSIPENLKKFTEGRLEESNCQKRFRESNAYKLIGNDPKLIQSSFQECHKLVMTMTCSELQSGKMDSINACVTFQQIQNR; encoded by the coding sequence ATGAAACCAATCCTTTTCGCCACAGAACACCGAATCAGTTTGAAACAAGGTGCAAGTTTATATTTGTTTTTTATATTATTGTTACTCATTGTATCTTGTAAAAAAGAAAAAGGTATCAATTATATCGAATGGCAAAACGAATCTTTGAGTTTGACATCTGACTTGTGTAAAAAATTTCGCGAGTGCGCTGATACGGAATGGAAATCAATTCCTGAAAATTTAAAAAAATTTACGGAAGGTCGATTGGAAGAATCAAACTGCCAAAAACGATTCCGTGAAAGTAACGCATATAAATTGATAGGTAACGATCCTAAGTTAATTCAATCTTCTTTCCAAGAATGTCACAAATTGGTAATGACCATGACTTGTTCAGAGTTACAATCTGGAAAAATGGATTCCATCAATGCTTGTGTTACATTCCAACAAATTCAAAATCGATAA